Genomic DNA from Heteronotia binoei isolate CCM8104 ecotype False Entrance Well chromosome 8, APGP_CSIRO_Hbin_v1, whole genome shotgun sequence:
CTCTCTGCTGCGGTATTCTTCCGCCTGACTGTCCTGCAAAGAACTGGCCCCTGTCACCAGTTGCAGAAAGCGGCGCACGCTGTCCGACAATCCCAGGGCTCTGCCTTTTCATTCCCGTCACGCTCCCTCGCGTACGCAAGCCAGGCTTTTGCTCGCCGTTGACGGAGCCCGCTCTAGGCCGCGACAAAACTCTGCGTGTCCAAAAAGGCCCGCTGGCTGCGGTAACGCCGGCGTCTGGTCCCACGGAAGCCAAACCAGCCGTTCGGGCCCAAAGGATGCTCCAGGCCTGGTCCTGTGGTCAAGCGCAAGACCCGCGGCCTACGTCCTGCGCCAATCGTAAGGCAACAACGGCAGGGCCAGGGCGGACGTTGGAAAGAGGGGCTTTACTACCAGAACTGGGGTCAGGCGGGACGAGAGAGCGTATTGTTCCAGGGCAGGAGGAACCTGAACTTGTTTCGGGTCTCGGCCAGCATCTGGCTTCTCTGCCTGGTGGCTCCGAAcctctgccgggggggggggttcttctaCTTTcgtttcttccccttccctttctttttcagAGAGCCGGACCACGGGAAACCGCGGAACTCCAGGCAGGCGGCGGCGTTGTGGGCGATGTAGTAGGCATTCAGCATGGCGGCTGGGCTCAGGATGTCCACCTCCACGGGGGCCTTTTTGGTTNNNNNNNNNNNNNNNNNNNNNNNNNNNNNNNNNNNNNNNNNNNNNNNNNNNNNNNNNNNNNNNNNNNNNNNNNNNNNNNNNNNNNNNNNNNNNNNNNNNNACATTCTGCCTACAATAAAAACCGAATTTCTGTATGCAAATGAAGACCTAAAAAGTGCCCATTGTTCTATAAGAGGAGCTCAAACAGATGAATTCTCAAATAATAAATGAGAAGCCCGAGATGCCTCTGCGTCCTTAAAAATGTGTGGATGCTTTACTGGAACGGATAAAACTCACATTTGATTCCCAGTCATACCAATGATCCATGGaataatttatttcaatttaAAGTCCACATTTTTGCCCGGAATCTTAATATATTCATTACCCATTTATACAGGTTTCTTCAGGTTTAGGGGTAACAGGGAAtcattctttatttaaaaaaaaaattaaaaattgcacGTTAACAGTAAAGTTTTCAAGCAAGATAGAGGCTGCCTTTAGATATTCATGGGCCTGAAGACAGATCTGGGGTTTTTGGCACAATAGCCCCACTTTGGCATGGCACTTTGGTACGGCAGACCCACTGTCACAGAAAGTGTTTGGGGCATTTGCACACCATGAAACTCCACAGGTTTCCATGTAACTGCCACTTGCGGGCAGTTTTTGTGAAAACCGAGTTTAAATTAGGCAAAACATGTCCTGTAATATATGCCCAGACAGAGGCCATAAAAGCAGATTTACACAAGAACTTTTCACTCTGGAGGTACAATTGGGCCCCATGCGATATCCATAGGGCAGCTTTCATGTTTGGATACACCTGGAATTGTCACTTCTAAGCTCCAAGACACACAGCTTGCTTTCATCCAAAATCACGGAATTTGTAGTGTCTAGATTCTGTGAAACAAACTGCACGCGTTAAACATTTCAAACACACACATCTCTTCGGGGATGCAGGCACAGAAACTGCACACACTGTAGGAAATACAGTGCAGATAACAACCGAGGCAAGCGAAAGAAGGAACGCCCAATATTAGACCTTAAAAATATATAATGGAGGCGAACAAAAATTGCATCCGGCCCTTTGACTGCTTAATAATTTGTTTGGAACATTTCCAACCCCtcctgggggaaaaaatgaataGCTTGAGAGATGTAAGAACAGGTGTGTAGGAAACAGGCCCCATATCTGGGTCTCTGCCCACATTTGAGGGCTCCGAGTTAGACACCAAACTCCAGAAGGGATCCACCGACTGCAAAACTTGCGCATCCAATGTATATTATATCACATCTTTATCAGCACCTCCATTGCCCCTTGCAAGCCTATTAACTCTAGgacggggtggggtggagggaatgGGAAGATACTAGCAAAGTTTGAGGGTATCCTCTTAAGGGTCTTTAGCAAGGCAACCCCGTGCAACGTTCCCTGCCAGGCGTTAAGAGCCCCAAGCCCAGAAGGATCCACCCTTTCTCCCAGGGACAGAGCACCTATGACCAGAAGCAAGGCAGCTATTGGTTCGGGATCTGCTTCCCAGCCCCGTCACTGATAGCACAGAAGCTCTTCCCAGCGGATGGGCTGTGAGAACACTTCTCTCTCCAGCCAGAGTTCGTAGGAGTAATGGAAATCCTCCGGGAGCTCCAAGTGCTGGCCTAGCACGCTCTGCAAGCAGTTGTCCACAGGCGCAAACTCAGAGTCTTGGGGTTTATCGTAGCGGCGGCTGTTGAAGGCCTCGATGTTGGCTCGTAAAGTGCACTCTTCCGCTTGGAAGTCCCAGGGCCGAGCGTCAATATCTGTGTGCCaaaaaagcagagagagagagagattcagctGTGTAACATAGATCCACTGTGGTAACATagcaagtgttggactggatgggccattggcctgatccaagatggctttccttgtgttcttacgtgacacagagtgttggactgatgggccactgacctgatccaacatggcttctcttatgttcttatgtgacacagagtgttggactggatgggccactggcctgatccaagatagcTTCCCTTGtgttgtgttggactggatgggccactgtccaacatggctcctcttatgttcttatgtgacacagagtgttggactggatgggccactggcctgatccaacatggctcctcttatgttcttatgtgacacagagtgttggactggatgggccactggcctgatccaacatggcttctcttatgttcttatgtgacacagagtgttggactggatgggccattggcctgatccaacatggcttctcttctgttcttatgtgacacagagtgttggactggaggggccattggtctgagccaacatggcttctcttctgttcttatgtgacacagagtgttggactggatgagccattggcctgatccaacaaggcttctcttatgttcttatgtgacacagagtgctggactggatgggccattggtctgagccaacatggcttctcttatgttcttatgtgacacagagtgttggactggatgggccactggcctgatccaacatggcttctcttatgttcttatgtgacacagagtgttggactggatgggccattggcctgatccaacaaggcttctcttctgttcttatgtgacacagagt
This window encodes:
- the SMKR1 gene encoding small lysine-rich protein 1 — protein: TKKAPVEVDILSPAAMLNAYYIAHNAAACLEFRGFPWSGSLKKKGKGKKRK